The sequence CTCGGCAGGGTGACGGTTGCTTCCTGATGGTCTGCCATGGCGACGCCGTCCCTTTCGCGCCCCGGCCGACCGGCAGTCGGCCAGGATTGTGCTTCGCGCCAGACTGCCACTGTTGAAGCTCGCTGTAACGATGTTCGACCAAGATATGCATATATCTGTCGCTCGAAGCGGTGAATTCGGGCCCGCACAACCGGGGCGGAGGGCACACTGACCCCCTTGCGGGCCCGAACCTTGCGGTGCGTGTCGGACCCGTCCCGTTCCGTTCCGCACAGCGCGAGGAGACCTGGATGCTGCACGGCCCCGTCGTCCGACGGCGGAAGCTCGGCGAGGAGTTACGGAGTCTGCGGCACGCCTCCGGACTGACCAGCCGGGACACGGCGCGGCTGCTCGGCTGGCACCAGTCGAAGGTGAGCCGTATCGAGACCGGCGCCAGCGGGGTCAGCCCCCAGGACGTGACGCGCCTCCTCGACGTCTACGCGGTGCGCGACACCCAGCTGCGCGCCCTGCTCGAAGTGCTCGCCGGGTCGGCGGGCGGCGGCGGCTCGGGGTGGTGGCACGCCTACCGGGGCCTGATCCCGCCCCAGTACCGCGACTTCATCAGCCTGGAGTCGCAGGCGAGTACGGTGCGGACCCTGGAGACCTCGGTGGTGCCGGGGCTGCTCCAGACCGCCGGTTACGCGCGGGCGGTGACCCGGGCCTCGCTGGACGGCTTGCCGCCGGACGACCTCGACTCCCTGGTCGAGGTGCGGCTGACCCGTCAGAGGGTGCTGCGCGCGAAGCCGCCGCTGCGGTTCACCGCCGTCCTGGACGAGGCGGTGCTGCACCGGGAGGTGGGCGGCCCCGAGGTGATGCGGGATCAGCTGCACCATCTGACCCAGGTGGCTCAACTCCCGCACGTGGAGCTTCAGTTGCTGCCGTTCTCCGTCGGCGGGTATGTCGGACTCACCTCGCCTTTCGTTATCTTCTCCTTTCCGAACATTTCTGATCTGGATGTGGTCGTTCTTGACCACTTGACGAGTAGCCTCTATCTGGAGCGGAAAGAAGACCTCGACGCGTACAGCTCGGCCTTCCGCACCTTGCAGACACACGCACTGACCCCGGATCGATCGCTGGAACTCGTCGCCGCGATCCGCCGCGGCCTCCGCTAGACCGGCAACCCGACAGGACGTCCGACTCTGCCCGAGGGGGGCACCATGTCCGACCGTCTCGCACCGCACCCGTCGTCACCCACCCCCGAACCACTGCTGTGGCGCCGCAGCAGCCGCTCCACCGGAATGAACAACTGCGTGGAGACCGCACGGCTGTACGGCCCCGGGCCCGGCGGCGCGCTCCTCGCCGTACGCGACTCCAAGGACGTGGACCGGCCGCCGCTCCGGTTCTCCGCGACGGCCTGGACCACCTTCGTGGCCGGGCTGGACCGGCAGCACATCAGCTGAGCGGAGCCAGGGCCTCCCGGGGAGCGGTCGCGACGATCGTGGCCACCGCGCCGGTGATCTGCTCCTCGGTGAGGTCCGCCCGTGCGGTCAGCCGCAGCCGGGAGATGCCGTCCGGCACCGACGGCGGCCGGAAGCACCCGACCGCCACTCCGGCCGACCGGCAGTCGGCCGCCCACGTCACCGCCGCGTCGGCGGAGGGTGCCCGGACGGAGACGACCGCCGCGTCGGGCCGGACCGCCGTCAGCCCGGCGGCGGTGAGCCGCCCGTACAGCGTGGTGGCGACCTCCCGGGCCCTGGCCGCCCGTTCCGGCTCCCGGCGCAGCAGCCGGAGGGCGCCCAGCGCGCCGCCCGCCGCCGCCGGGGCGAGGCCGGTGTCGAAGATGAACGTACGGGCGGTGTTGACCAGGTGGTCGATGACCCGGGCCGGTCCGAGGACCGCACCGCCCTGGCTGCCCAGCGACTTGGAGAGCGTGAGCGTGGCGACGGTCCCCGCACCGCCCGCAAGTCCGGCGGCGGCGAGGGCGCCGCGTCCGCCGTCGCCGAGGACGCCGAGGCCGTGCGCGTCGTCCACTACCAGGGCGGTGTTCGCGGTGCGGCACACCTCGGCCAGCGCGGCGAGCGGGGCCGCGTCCCCGTCGACGGAGAAGACCGAGTCGGTGACGGCGAGCGCCCGCCCGTCGTGTCCCTGGAACGCCTTGGCCACGGCGTCCGGATCGGCGTGCGGGACGACGGCGGTCTCCGCGCGGGATAGCCGGCAGCCGTCCACGATGGAGGCGTGGTTCCCGGCGTCAGAGACGATGAGCGAACCGCGCCCGGACAGTGCCGTGAGGGCCGCCAGGTTGGCCGCGTAGCCGGAGGAGAGGACGAGCGCCGCCTCGAAGCCGCAGAAGTCGGCGAGTTCCCGTTCGAGTTCGGCGTGCAGCTCGGTGGTGCCGGTGACCAGCCGGGACCCCGTCGCGCCCGCACCCCAGCGGTGGGCGGCGGCAGCGGCGGCGTCGGTGACCTTCGGGTGCCGGGTGAGGCCCAGGTAGTCGTTGCTCGCGAGGTCCAGGAGCCCGGCTTCCGCGCTCCTCGGGCGCAGGGCCCGGACGAGCCCGGCCTCGGCCCGGCGGCGGGCCTCGTCGTCGATCCAGTCGAACGGGGCGAAGGGCGGGGCGAAGGACATAGGGCGGTCCCTTTTGTAGGCAGCTCACAGACCCTAGCGGGGTGCGCAGCAGGTCAGGGTGTGGCAATACACACACCCTCGCCCACGTCTCCTGTCCGGTTCCTCCTTGGCTGGAGACGGTGCCGTAAGCCAGGATCATCTTTCATGGACCTGCTGAACACGCTGGTGGACAAGGGGCTGCGGCGCGAACTGCCGACCCGCGAAGAAGCGCTCGCCGTGCTGGCGACCTCCGACGACGACCTGCTGGACGTGGTGGCCGCCGCGGGCAAGGTACGCCGCCAGTGGTTCGGGCGGCGCGTCAAACTCAACTACCTGGTCAACCTGAAGTCGGGGCTCTGCCCCGAGGACTGCTCGTACTGCTCGCAGCGGCTGGGTTCCAAGGCCGGGATCCTCAAGTACACCTGGCTGAAGCCGGACGAGGCGTCCAAGGCGGCGGCCGCCGGGGTCGCGGGCGGGGCCAAGCGGGTCTGTCTGGTGGCGAGCGGGCGCGGGCCGACGGACCGGGACGTGGACCGGGTCACCAAGACCATCGAGGCGATCAAGGAGCAGAACGAGGGCGTCGAGGTCTGCGCCTGCCTCGGTCTGCTCTCCGACGGACAGGCCGACCGGCTGCGTTCGGCGGGCGCCGACGCGTACAACCACAACCTCAACACGTCCGAGGAGACGTACGGGGCGATCACCACCACCCACACGTACGCGGACCGGGTGGAGACCGTGCAGCAGGCCCAGGCCGCGGGCCTTTCGGCGTGTTCCGGGCTGATCGCCGGGATGGGCGAGAGCGACAAGGACCTGGTCGACGTCGTCTTCGCGCTGCGGGACCTGGACCCGGACTCGGTGCCGGTGAACTTCCTCATCCCGTTCGAGGGCACGCCGCTGGCCAAGGAGTGGAACCTCACCCCGCAGCGCTGCCTGCGCATCCTCGCCATGGTCCGCTTCGTCTGCCCGGACGTCGAGGTCCGGCTCGCGGGCGGCCGCGAGGTGCATCTGCGGTCGATGCAGCCGATGGCGCTGCACCTGGTGAACTCGATCTTCCTCGGTGACTACCTGACCAGCGAGGGCCAGGCGGGCCAGGCCGACCTGGACATGATCGCGGACGCCGGCTTCGAGGTGGAGGGCCAGGGCACGACCACGCTGCCGCGCCACCGGGCCGACGCGCTCGCCGGGGGCGGTTGCGGTTCGCAGGCCACGCCGGAGGCGGCGGGCTGCGGTTCGCACGGCGGCGGTGGCGGCTGTGGTTCGCACGAGGCATCCGGCGGCGGCTGCGGGCCGTGCGGTGGCCATGGCGAGCCGGAGACCGTCGCGGGCGCCGGGGAGAGCGTCCCGGCCGGTGCGGCGCGTACGGATCTGGTGGCGGTCCGGCGACGCGGTGCGGGGACGGATCTCGCGCCCAATGCCTGAGCCGTACGACCCCGAACCCGGCGGGCCTGCCGAGCCGAAGCCGTACTCCCCCGACGAACTGCGGGCGCTGGACCGCGCGCACGTCTGGCACCCCTACGGTCCGATGCCCGGCCGGCAGGAGCCGCTGATCGTGGAGTCGGCCTCCGGTGTACGGCTCCGGCTCGCCGAACCCGTCGAGGGGCAGCGGGAGTTGGTGGACGGCATGTCGTCCTGGTGGTCGGCGGTGCACGGCTACAACCACCCGGTCCTCAACGAGGCCGCGCGCGGCCAGCTGGACCGGATGAGCCATGTGATGTTCGGCGGGCTCACCCATGAGCCCGCCGTCCGGCTGGCCACCCGGCTGGTGGAGATCACCCCCGAGCCGCTCCAGCACGTCTTCCTGGCCGACTCGGGGTCCGTGTCGGTCGAGGTCGCGGTCAAGATGTGCCTGCAGTTCTGGCGTTCGGCCGGGCGCCCGGAGAAGCGCAGGCTGCTGACCTGGCGCGGCGGCTACCACGGCGACACCTGGCAGCCGATGTCGGTGTGCGACCCGGAGGGCGGGATGCACGAGCTGTGGTCGGGGGCGCTGCCCCGGCAGGTCTTCGCCGACGCCCCGCCGGACGGTTTCGACGCGCAGCCCGACCCGGACTACGTACGCCGTCTGCGGGAGCTGATCGCCCGTCATGCCGACGAGGTGGCGGCCGTGATCGTGGAGCCCGTGGTGCAGGGAGCGGGTGGGATGCGGTTCCACTCCCCCGCCTATCTGCGGGTGCTGCGCGAGGCGTGCGACGCGTCGGACGTCCTGCTGGTGTTCGACGAGATCGCGACCGGTTTCGGGCGGACGGGGAAGCTTTTCGCCGCCGGGCACGCCGGCCTCTCGCCGGACGTGATGTGTGTCGGCAAGGCGCTGACCGGCGGTTATCTCACGATGGCGGCGACGCTGTGCACCTCGCGGGTGGCAGAGGGGATCTCGCGCGGCGAGGTGCCGGTGCTGGCGCACGGCCCGACGTTCATGGGCAACCCGCTGGCCGCCTCGATCGCCTCGGCCTCGGTGGACCTGCTTCTCGGGCAGGACTGGGAGGGCGAGGTGGCGCGGATCGGCGCGGGACTGCGCTCCGGTCTGGCGTCCGCGTCGGATCTGCCCGGAGTCGTGGACGTACGCGTCCTGGGGGCGATCGGCGTCGTCCAACTCGACCACGAGGTGGACATGGCGGCGGCGACCCGGGCGGCCGTGCGCGAGGGCGTGTGGCTGCGGCCGTTCCGCGATCTGGTGTACACGATGCCGCCGTACGTCACCGGGGACGACGACGTACAACGGATCTGCCGGGCCGTGTGTGCCGCGGCTCGGGAGGGCTGACATGACGATTCTCGTGGTGACCGGTACGGGCACGGAGATCGGCAAGACGGTGGTGACCGCCGCCGTGGCGGCCGCTGCGCGGGGGCGCCGGGTCGCGGTGCTCAAGCCCGCGCAGACCGGGCTCGCGCCCGGGGAGCCGGGCGACGCGGCCGAGGTGGCCCGGCTGGCGGGCGACCATGTGACCTCGGTCGAACTGGCCCGGTTCCCCGAGCCGTTGGCCCCGGCCACGGCGGCCCGGCGGGCGGGGCTCGCCCCGGTGCGGCCGCACGAGGTGGCCGAGGCCGCCGAGAAGCTGGCCACCGACCACGATCTGGTTCTGGTCGAGGGGGCGGGCGGGCTGCTCGTCCGGTTCGACGACGAGGGCGCCACCCTCGCGGACGCGGCGCGGCTGCTGTCCGCCCCGGTGCTGGTGGTGGCGCCCGCGGGCCTGGGCACGCTCAACTCCACCGCCTTGACCGCCGAGGCGCTGCGGGCCCGTGGGCTGGAGTGCCTGGGCGTGGTGGTGGGCAGCATGCCGGACCGCCCGGACCTGGCCTCCCGGTGCAACATCGAGGACCTGCCGGTGGCGGCGGGCGCCCCGCTGCTGGGGGCCGTACCGGCCGGGGCGGGGGCCTTGTCGGGCGCCGACTTCGCGGCGGGGGCGGCCGGTTGGCTGGCGCCGGAGCTCGGGGGGACGTGGACCGTACCGTCGCTGTGACGTGGGGGCCGGCGTGTGACGTACGGGCGGCACGGGTCGCGTAGGGCCCGCCCCTCCCCCGTACGGACATGCCTGTACCGGGTCCGTACGGGGGAGAATCGTTGAGGAGCCGTACGTCCTCTCCCTCCCGGAGGTCCGTCATGCAGCTGCGCAGCAGGAAGCTCCCACGGGACGCCGTGCACCACCCGGTCTTCGCCCGCTTCTACGCCCGGCTGAGTGTGACGGCCGACCTCAAGGGCGGCGTCGCCGCGTACCGCGAGGAGCTGCTGGCGGGGCTCTCCGGGCGGGTCATCGAGATCGGCGCGGGCAACGGGCTGAACTTCGCCCACTATCCGGGGGCCGTCTCGGAGGTCGTGGCGCTGGAGCCGGAGCGCTCGCTGCGGCAGCTCGCCGTCCGCGCCGGGCTGCGCGCCGAGGTGCCGGTGGATGTGGTGCCGGGGGCGGCGGAGGCGTTGCCGGTCAAGAGCGAGGCCTTCGACGCGGCGGTGGCCTCCCTGGTCCTGTGCACCGTACGGGATCTGCCGAAGGCGCTCGCCGAGATCCGGCGGGTGCTGCGCCCGGGCGGTGAACTGCGGTTCTTCGAACACGGACTGGCGCCGGGCAGAGC is a genomic window of Streptomyces sp. SID8374 containing:
- a CDS encoding helix-turn-helix transcriptional regulator gives rise to the protein MLHGPVVRRRKLGEELRSLRHASGLTSRDTARLLGWHQSKVSRIETGASGVSPQDVTRLLDVYAVRDTQLRALLEVLAGSAGGGGSGWWHAYRGLIPPQYRDFISLESQASTVRTLETSVVPGLLQTAGYARAVTRASLDGLPPDDLDSLVEVRLTRQRVLRAKPPLRFTAVLDEAVLHREVGGPEVMRDQLHHLTQVAQLPHVELQLLPFSVGGYVGLTSPFVIFSFPNISDLDVVVLDHLTSSLYLERKEDLDAYSSAFRTLQTHALTPDRSLELVAAIRRGLR
- a CDS encoding DUF397 domain-containing protein, whose amino-acid sequence is MSDRLAPHPSSPTPEPLLWRRSSRSTGMNNCVETARLYGPGPGGALLAVRDSKDVDRPPLRFSATAWTTFVAGLDRQHIS
- a CDS encoding 8-amino-7-oxononanoate synthase; this translates as MSFAPPFAPFDWIDDEARRRAEAGLVRALRPRSAEAGLLDLASNDYLGLTRHPKVTDAAAAAAHRWGAGATGSRLVTGTTELHAELERELADFCGFEAALVLSSGYAANLAALTALSGRGSLIVSDAGNHASIVDGCRLSRAETAVVPHADPDAVAKAFQGHDGRALAVTDSVFSVDGDAAPLAALAEVCRTANTALVVDDAHGLGVLGDGGRGALAAAGLAGGAGTVATLTLSKSLGSQGGAVLGPARVIDHLVNTARTFIFDTGLAPAAAGGALGALRLLRREPERAARAREVATTLYGRLTAAGLTAVRPDAAVVSVRAPSADAAVTWAADCRSAGVAVGCFRPPSVPDGISRLRLTARADLTEEQITGAVATIVATAPREALAPLS
- the bioB gene encoding biotin synthase BioB produces the protein MDLLNTLVDKGLRRELPTREEALAVLATSDDDLLDVVAAAGKVRRQWFGRRVKLNYLVNLKSGLCPEDCSYCSQRLGSKAGILKYTWLKPDEASKAAAAGVAGGAKRVCLVASGRGPTDRDVDRVTKTIEAIKEQNEGVEVCACLGLLSDGQADRLRSAGADAYNHNLNTSEETYGAITTTHTYADRVETVQQAQAAGLSACSGLIAGMGESDKDLVDVVFALRDLDPDSVPVNFLIPFEGTPLAKEWNLTPQRCLRILAMVRFVCPDVEVRLAGGREVHLRSMQPMALHLVNSIFLGDYLTSEGQAGQADLDMIADAGFEVEGQGTTTLPRHRADALAGGGCGSQATPEAAGCGSHGGGGGCGSHEASGGGCGPCGGHGEPETVAGAGESVPAGAARTDLVAVRRRGAGTDLAPNA
- a CDS encoding adenosylmethionine--8-amino-7-oxononanoate transaminase, giving the protein MPEPYDPEPGGPAEPKPYSPDELRALDRAHVWHPYGPMPGRQEPLIVESASGVRLRLAEPVEGQRELVDGMSSWWSAVHGYNHPVLNEAARGQLDRMSHVMFGGLTHEPAVRLATRLVEITPEPLQHVFLADSGSVSVEVAVKMCLQFWRSAGRPEKRRLLTWRGGYHGDTWQPMSVCDPEGGMHELWSGALPRQVFADAPPDGFDAQPDPDYVRRLRELIARHADEVAAVIVEPVVQGAGGMRFHSPAYLRVLREACDASDVLLVFDEIATGFGRTGKLFAAGHAGLSPDVMCVGKALTGGYLTMAATLCTSRVAEGISRGEVPVLAHGPTFMGNPLAASIASASVDLLLGQDWEGEVARIGAGLRSGLASASDLPGVVDVRVLGAIGVVQLDHEVDMAAATRAAVREGVWLRPFRDLVYTMPPYVTGDDDVQRICRAVCAAAREG
- the bioD gene encoding dethiobiotin synthase, encoding MTILVVTGTGTEIGKTVVTAAVAAAARGRRVAVLKPAQTGLAPGEPGDAAEVARLAGDHVTSVELARFPEPLAPATAARRAGLAPVRPHEVAEAAEKLATDHDLVLVEGAGGLLVRFDDEGATLADAARLLSAPVLVVAPAGLGTLNSTALTAEALRARGLECLGVVVGSMPDRPDLASRCNIEDLPVAAGAPLLGAVPAGAGALSGADFAAGAAGWLAPELGGTWTVPSL
- a CDS encoding class I SAM-dependent methyltransferase, with protein sequence MQLRSRKLPRDAVHHPVFARFYARLSVTADLKGGVAAYREELLAGLSGRVIEIGAGNGLNFAHYPGAVSEVVALEPERSLRQLAVRAGLRAEVPVDVVPGAAEALPVKSEAFDAAVASLVLCTVRDLPKALAEIRRVLRPGGELRFFEHGLAPGRALAAAQRTADRTVWPLLFGGCHTARDPLAAIEAAGFEMGTYRRLRIPEKGVPFPTSPCVLGVARKPFTPD